In Aquabacterium sp. OR-4, the DNA window TGGTCAAAGACCTGGGCACCAGCGTCGAGCAGCTCATTCCGGCGCTGATCGCCGACGACCTGGCCTCGCGCCCCGACGGCTGCGAGCCGCCGGCCGAGCTGCTGCTCACGCTGGCCTACATCAGCCAGGTGGCGCCCAGCTTCTCGCTGCGCGGCGGCACGCGCGACATCCTGCGCGGCATGATCGCCCGCGGCCTGGGCCTGCGGTGATGACGCCCCCCGAAGCGGCGTCGGCTTGGCGAACCTGAACTGAGCACCATCGGACACCTGCCCATGACAGACACGCTGCTCACCGACGCCCTGGCCGCCCTGCTGACCGACCACGCCACGCCTGCCACCGTGCGCACCATCGAAGCCGACGCCGAGGCGGCTGCGGCTGCGGCCGCGCCTTCAGTCTCCCGCCCTGCCCTGCCCTGCCCGGCGCTGTGGCGCGTGCTGGCCGACGCCGGCTTTGCCGATGCCCTGGTGGCCGAAGACCAGGGCGGCGCCGGGCTCACGCTGGCCCAGGTGGCGCCACTGTGGGCGCTGTGCGGCGCCCACGCCCTGCCCTTGCCGCTGGCCGAAACCATGCTGGCGCGCGCGCTGCTGGCGCAGGCCGGCCAGCGCGCGCCCGATGGACCGCTGGCGCTGGGCCGCGTGCGGGCGCTGCCGGGCGGTGGCCTGCGCGCGCAGGCCGTGCCCGGTGCCCGCTGCGCCCTGGCCGTCCTGGCCAGCGATGGCGCCAGCTGCCGCCTGCTGCGCGTGGCCGATGCGCAGGCCGAGGCCGCGGCCTTTGTGCTGGATGCCACGCTGACCTGGCCCGACGCCGCCTGGCAGGCCGCACCGCGGCTTGAACAGGCCACCCTGCCCGATCTGCGCCAATGGCAGGCCCTGGTGCTGGCGCAGCAGCTGGCCGGCGCGCTGGGCGCGGTGTTCGAACGCACGCTGGCGCATGCCAATGCGCGCCAGCAGTTCGGCCGCGCGATCGGCCGGTTTCAGGCCATCCAGCACCAGCTGAGCGTGATGGCCGAAGAGGTGGTCGCCGCGCGCATGGCCGCACAGATCGGCTGCTGGGCCGATGGCACCCGCCTGCAGCCCGACCCGCTGCGCGTGGCCACGGCCAAGGCGCGCTGCAGCGAGGCGGCGCTGCAGGTGGCGGCACTGGCGCATGCCATCCACGGCGCCATCGGCTTCACGCGCGAGTTCGACCTGCAGCTGCACACCCGCCGCCTGCACGCCTGGCGCCAGGCCGCCGGCAGTGAAACCTACTGGCATCGCGTTCTCGGCCTGGCCCTGGTGGATGGCAGCCAGGCGCCGCTGCTGCACACGCTGCAGCGCATCAGCGACCATCCTCAGACGGCCTGAAGTGGCCTGTAGCGGCCTGAAGCGCCCGCCCTCCCCCGCCGCGCACCGGCCTGCGCAGCCGTCCAGACATCACAAAACCCATTTCACACCATGAGCGACTTTTTGCAGATCAGCCGCAACGGCGCGGTAGTCACCTGGACCATGAACCAGCCGGCCACGCGCAATGCGCTCACCGGCAACACGGCGGTGGCCGAGCTGGTGGCCGCCATCGAGGCCGCGGCGGCCGATCGCACGGTGCGGGTGGTGATCCTGACTGGCGCGGGCCCGGTGTTCAGCTCGGGCGGCAATGTCAAGGACATGGCCCGCTTTGCCGATGCCGCCGAGGCCGGCACCCTGGACGCCGACGCCGTGCGCAATGAATACCGCCACGGCATCCAGCGCATCCCCAAGGCCTTGTGGCATCTCGATGTGCCGGTGATCGCCGCCATCAACGGCCCGGCGGTGGGCGCGGGGCTGGACATCACCTGCATGTGCGACCTGCGCATTGCCAGCAGCACGGCCAGCTTTGCCGAGAGTTTTGTGCGCGTGGGCATCGTGCCGGGCGATGGCGGTGCCTGGCTGCTGCCGCGTGCGGTGGGCGCCGCCAAGGCCGCCGAGATGGCTTTCACCGGCGACCCGATCAGCGCGCAGGAGGCCCTGGCCTGCGGTCTGGTGAGCCAGGTGGTGGAACCCGCGGCGCTGATGGACGCGGCGAATGCGCTGGCCGCCCGCATTGCGCGCAATCCCGGCGGCGTGCTGCGCATGACCAAGAAGCTGCTGCGCGAGGGCGTGCACAACACGCTCGAATCGGTGCTGGAAACCTCGGCCGCCTACCAGGCGCTGGCGCATCTGGGGCCGGATCACCGCGAGGCGGTGCGCGCCTTCATCGAGAAGCGGGCGCCGAAGTTTGCGGATTGACTGGGGTTTGGCGGTTGGCGGTTGGCGGTTGGCACCTGGTATGCGATCGCCGGTGCACGGCCAAGGCCGCCGGGTGGCCGGCCGGCTCCGTGTCCTCCGGGCCTTGCGGCCCTCCCCCTTTACCTGCGCCAGCCGGCCACCCGACGCCCTTGTCCCGAGGCACCGCGGCATGCCACGCACCGCATGCCACCACCGTGCTGGCCAAGCCGTGCCCGGGTGGCCGGCGGCGTGAATCTGCGCCGGTGAGGAGCGCAGGATTCGTGGCCGCGCGCGCAGCGCGCATCGACCAACTGACTCGCGGCGCTTGTTCGAGCACAGTGAGCGGCAGCGAACGGCGCGAGTTGCGCCGCGGGGCCACGAATCCGAGCACCGCAACGAAGTCCGCCGCGTGCGGCGGACCGGCGCAGTTGAGCGCCGCCGGGCACCCGGGCACGGCTTGGCTCGCGCCAACGTTTGCAACCGAGCAACCGAGCAACCGAGCAACCGGGCGACCGGGCGACCGGGCGACCGGGCGACCAAGCGACCAAGCAACTCAGCGACCCAGAGAACCAGCAAATCAGCCAGCCGGCCGATCCCACCCCGCCCCATAGCGCGCCATGGCATAGCACTTCACCACCACCGATCCGAGCATGCCGTGCAGCACATCGCCCTGCGCGGCGCGGCGTGACACCACGGCGCTGAGCAAGCCCTTCTCGGCCAGTTCGGCCAGGGCCTGGTCGACCCAGGGTTGGCGGTGCAGAGGATCGAGCGCGGCGATCTCGGATTTGATCTCGGCAATGCGCCCAGCCAGCCACTGGCCCTGCTGCTCATGCGCGCTGAGTGCGGGGGACACGGGTTCGGCCGCCGGCGCGGCAGCACGGGAGGCCCCGTCATCGCCACCCAGGCCCAGACCCGACAGCGCGTCGGCCATGCTGCGCGGGCCGGCGGCGGCCGAGGCGCCCACCTCCACCGCGCCAGGCCGCGCCACGCCCGCGCCGGCCGGCGCGGGCTCGACAGCCGCCGTTGCCGCATCGGCCCCCGCTGCCGCGCTGTCATCGCTGCGCAGCAGCGAGCGCAGGTACGAGTAGGCGTTCTCCACGCCACGCAGCCGGCTGTTGCTGGCGCGGCGCTCGAGCACCTCCACCTTGTCGCGCACGGCGGCCTCGCCAAACTCGTTGATCAGGCCTTCGAGCTTGGACTCGCGCACCCCCAGCGATTCGGCGCGCAGCACCAGGTTGGCATCCACCGGTGCGGCTTCGCGCGTGGGCAGGCGCGTCGGCGTGCGCTTCTTGCGCACCGCGAACTGCGCCTCGACCACCGCCCTGCCCTCGCGGTGCTCGATCAGCTCGATGTCGAGATCGGTCTCGCGGTTGATCTCGTCAATGGCTTCCTTGACCCGCTCGTTCTTGAACTTGCGCCATTCGCGCCGCTCGGCACCGGCCGGCGCGGCGCTCAGGGCGTCGGCCCACCACTGCACCGGCTTGCGGCTGGTCACGCCCGAGGGGTTGTCGCGGTAGCGCGCGCAGATCTCGTACAGCGCCAGCGCGGCATAGGTGCCCAGCTTGGCCAGGATGTCGAGATCGATGCGCGCCCAGCGCGTGGGCTCCTTCAGGGCCGCCATCAGCGTGGGCGGATAGGACCACGAGACCCAGTTCTCGCCATGGCGGATCTCGATGGCCACTTCGGACAGCATCGAGAAGCCGCGCCACTTGACGCCATCGCCCGGCGCGGTGGATTCCCAGTCGACCTCGAGCCCGCGCATCTCGCGCAGATAGCGCTTGGCGGCGGTGCGGTCCTCGCCGCTGGAGCCGGTGGTGCGCAAAATCGCCGGCAGCGGCGCCTCGAACATGTAGTCGGCCGGCGGCATGCTGCTCATCACCGCCAGACGCGACTGCGCCACCTGCAGCAAGGCGTTGTAGATGCGCCGGCCGGTGAGCGTGACCCGCCGGGCCCGCGGCACCAGCACGATCATCTCGTGCGGCTTGCGCAGCTCGGTGCCGCCATCGCTGCCAGGCGTGAGCGTGTCCGGCGGCGCCGGGGGCAGCAGGGGCTTCGAACTGTCCATGCGCAATGATATGTCCTTCTGCGATTGGACAGCCACAGCGCCAGCTTTGATCGAATACTCGGTTAAAGCGCGGACAGTCGCCGGTTTCGGTGCCGCCGCCGCCCGGTTAAAAGCCGGACAGCGGCCTCAACCGCCGCCCACCGGGCGCTCCTGGCCGGCGCGAAGGGTGCCCGGGAAGAAGCTGGACACTTGCCCGCCCCGGCCTCGCCAGCCGTCCACCGCCCACCGGCCCCTCCAGCGGGGCCTGCCGGCGCTGAACCGGGTAGCCGCTGGACGGAAAGCGGGTAAATCGCGGACAGCAACGGTTAGGGCACGGACGGATGCGGGAAGGATACGGACAAGTTGCTTGAAAAAAAGTCGGTAAGTTGTTGTTTTCAATAAATAAATTGACTTGTCCACAGGCGCTTAATCTATTGAAGATTATGAACTATCCTTGAATCTTCCGCCCGGGACGTGAAGGTCTTCGGGAAACCCGCAAGCCCAGGTCGCGCTGCGAGTGTCCAGCCCCGTACCGCACCACGTTCAATGCATCGCCCGTCATGCGATTTTCGGGTGGAACGGCAGATAATCGCCAGTACTGCATTGAACGGGGACTCTCCTGATGGATGGCAAGAAGACCGTGCCGGGCGACAACGCCCGCCCAGGCACCGCACCAATCCGGCGCCAGTCGCTGGCCGACATCGAGCTGCAGGCCGCGCGCATCGCCGCGATGATGACGCAGATCCGCGCCACCATGCTGTCGCCCAACTCGGCCAAGACGGCGCCCACGGTCAGCGCTGCGCAGCTGGCCGCGCTGTGCGGGGTGGACAAGAGCAAGGTGGCCTACCGCCTGACCCGCAACGATCTGCCCGAAGGCCACATGGTGGGCAACCGCCGCGAGTGGCGCATGGACGAGGCGCGCGAATGGGTGCGCGCCTTCCGCAGCCAGCACCTGCGGCCCGAGCACGCCGCGGGCACCACGATCACGGTGGCCAACTTCAAGGGCGGTGTGGCCAAGACCACCTCGGCGGTGACGCTGGCGCAGGGCCTGTCGATGCGCGGCCACCGCGTGCTGGTGGTCGACCTCGATCCGCAGGGCTCGGCCACCACCTTGTTCGGCGTCTTGCCCGACGCCGAGGTGGAGCCCGAGCACACCGCCATGCTGCTGTTCGGCGGCCAGCAGGAAGACCTGAGCTATGCGGTGCGCCCCACCTACTGGCCGGGCATCGACCTGGTGTGCGCGGCGCCACTGCTGTTCGGCGCCGAGTTTGCCCTGCCGGCGCGACAAACCCGTGACCCCGGCTTCGAGTTCTGGCGCTGCCTGGACCGCGGCCTCGACCAGGCCCGCAGCGACTACGACGTGATCGTCATCGACACGCCGCCCTCGCTGTCGTACGTGACCATCAACGCGCTGATGGCGGCCGACGGCGTGATCATGCCGCTGCCGCCCTCGGCGCTGGATTTCGCCTCGTCGGCGCAGTTCTGGGACCTGTTCTCCGATCTGTGCAACCAGCTGATCCGCAGCCGTGGCCAGGACAAGACCTTCGAGTTCATCGACGTGCTGCTGTCGCGGGTGGAATCGTCCGACGCGGCCAGCTCGGTGGTGCGCCAATGGGTGCTGGAGGGCTACACCGAGAAGGTGCTGCCGATCGAGATTCCGAAAACGGCGGTGACGGCCACCGCCTCGGCCGAGTTCGGCACCGTGTACGACCTGCCGCGCGGCGCAATGAACGCCAAGACCTTTGCCCGCGCACGCGACGCCTACGACCGCATGTGCGAGCTGGTGGAGCAGCAGATCGTGGCCGTGTGGGCCATGCAGGTGGAACAACTGGGAGGCTGAGACGATGGCCAGCAACAAGCTCACCGCCAAGGCGGCCCGGCTGGATTTCAGCGCCCTGCCCGGCGGCCTGCCCGCATCCGTGCCGCCGGCCGCCGCCCCGGCGGCAGCCCAGGCAGGCGCTGCGGCGCCGGGGCCCGTGCCGGCCGGCCTGCCGGCCCCGGGTGCAGCCGCCACGGCCGGCGCTGGCGCGGCGCATGAGGCGCCCAGCCTGCACCGGCCCAAAACCGCCCCGGGCGCGATGATGGCCTTTGCCACCGATGCGCGCTCCGACCTGATGCGCGAGAACGACAGCCTGCGTGCCCGCGCCCAGGAGGCCGAGGCCCTGCGCGGCCAGCTCGACGAGGCGCTGGGTGATCTGGCCCAGTGGGACGGCGCCAAGGCCGCCCGCCTGCTCGACCCGCGCCAGGTGGACGCCAGCCGCTTTGCCAACCGCCATGCGCTGAACTACAGCACGCCCGAGTTTGCGGCGCTGCGGGCCGAGATCGAGAGCGCGGGCGGCAATGTGCAGCCGATCAAGGTGCGTCGCATGGCGGCGGCCGATGGCGGCAGTGCGGGCAGCGTTGGCGTGGCCGCTGCAGGCGATGCCGGCAGTGCCGAGGCCGAGCGCTATGAACTGGTGTTCGGTCACCGCCGTCACCGTGCCTGCCTCGAGCTGGGCCTGCCGGTGCTGGCCGTGATCGACAACCTCGATGATCGGGCGCTGTTCGTCGAGATGGACCGCGAGAACCGGGCGCGCAAGGACTTGTCGGCCTGGGAGCAGGGCATGATGTACCGGCGCGCCCTGCAGCAAGGGCTGTTTGCGTCGAACCGCAAACTGGCCGAGGCCATCGGGGTGGACCTGAGCGCGCTGGGCAAGGCCCTGGCCCTGGCCGACCTGCCCGAAGCCATCGTGCAGGCCTTTGCCTCGCCGCTGGCGCTGCAGTTCCGCTGGGCCAAGCCGCTGGCCGATGCGCTGGCGGCCAACCGCGGCGCGGTACTGGCCTGCGCCCAGACCCAGGCCGCCGGGGCGGCCGACCGCAAGCCGCGCGATGTGTTCGACCGGCTGGTGGCCGCGGGTCAGAAGGGGGTGGAACCGTTCCACCCCCCGCAGACGATCACGCTGGAACGCGACGGCGTGGCCGTGGGCACGGTCACGCAGGGTGGCCGTGGCGAGGTCACCGTGTCGCTGAAGCCCGGCCAGGTGCCGGCCGAAAAGCTGGTGGCGCTGGCCGAATGCATCGACGAGTTTCTGCGCCGGCCGACTGGCAAGCGCTGAAGCGTTCGTGGCCACCCGGGCCTGGTGGTCGGCAGCCAGGAGGGGGTGGAACCGTTCCACCCCCTTTTGCTTTTCAAGGCCTGGTTTCGCCTTCCTGCCGCGCCAGGTCGGCCGCACCTTCAGCCAGCGCCAGGCGCCGATAGGCCGCCACCGAGGCCCGACCGCGGTGCCCCGTCTGATCCTGCAGGCGTGCGCCCCGCACACCCGCGGCGGCAACGCGCAGCCCGAAGCCATGGCGCAGCCAGATCGTTGACGCGTGGCGCAGTGCCAGCGCCGCATCCGGTTTGAAGCTGGACACTTCGTCCGCGCACTCGGCCAGGGCCTGCCTCATCACCTCATACAGGCGCGCGGCCGACAAACCTGCTTCGGCGCGCAGTTGCGCAAACAGCGGCGCATCGGCCGGCAGGCCGGCGCTGCTGAGGGCCTCGACGCCCTGCCCCAAGTCGTGCCGCGCCATGCAGCGCTGCGCCAGATAGCGCTGCAGCGCCTGGGCAGTGCCGGCCGTCAGAACCAGCTGCCGGGCCGGCCCGCCCGGCCCCCGCTCAACCCGCAGCCAGGCCGCTGGCCCGGGTGCTGGCGCCGCATCCAGCATCGCGATGTCGGGCCTGGCCACGGCGGCGTCGGCCTGCAGCCAGCCCACGCGGGCGGCGATCAATTCGGCCGGGCGCAGGCCCGCATCCATCGCCACGCCCAACAAGGCCTGCAGGCGCAGCAGCGCGGGCGTGTGGCCCTGGCTGGCGATGCGGCGCGCCAGCCACTGCTGCAGCGCGGCTTGGTGATCGGGGTGCAGTGCGCGCGGCAGCGGCGGCCTGGTGCCGGCGGGCCACGCTTCGGCCGGCTTGGCCTGCGGCGGCGCTGGCTCGCTCGGGGGTGTGGGCAGGCCATGGGCGGGTGCCAGCGCTGTGGCAGGTGCACGTTCAGCCGCAGGTGCATCGGCCTGGGCGGATGCAGCCCCTGCGGCATTGGCCGGCATCGCACCCGCCAAGCCCGGCGCCACCCCGGCCGACGAGGCATCGGCACCAACTGTCCAGCAATTAACCGCCAGATAGCCTTGCGCCGTCCACCAGGCCAGCATGCCGCGCAGGATGCCCACGGCCATCGCCCGCGATCGATCGGCCAGCGGGCCTTCCAGCGGCCGCCAGTCGTCGTGCCAGCGCGGCGTGCCGCGCGGGGCGGTCCAGTCGGGCGGTGGCGACTGCAAAAAGGCCTCGAAGGCCCGCAGGTCGGCTGCGTCCAGCGATGAAAGCGGCTTGCCCGCCACCCACAGCGCCCACAGCTGCAGGCGCTCGGCCTCCTTGCGGTAGGCGCGCCAGGTGGCGCTGCCCGGCGGGTGCCGCGCCAGCCAGGCCTGCAGCGCCTGCTGGTCGTCGTCGGCGCTGATCTGCCGGGCCTGGGCCGGGGCCCGAAAAAGGCCATGGCGCCCGGTCAGGCCGGCCGGCACCTGCAGCCGATCAAGCGGCACCGGCCTGGGTGGCAGGCCATGGGCGCGCGGCCCGGCGGCGGCGCCGCCCGCTGCCATGGCCGGCGCTGCTGCCACCGCCGGGCGCCGCTGCAGCGTGGCGCGGTCGAGCTGGGCCGGCGGCGTGAACACCCAGCCGGGCAGGGCGCCCAAGCTGCGCGCATGCTCCTGCCACCACTGCACCAGCCGCAGGGCCGCGGCCGGGCCCACCCGGTGCACGCCGCGGTGCCAGTGGAAGCCGCGCGCCAGCATGCGCTGCTTCAGCTGCGCCAGGCGCAGCATGCCGGCCTGGGCCAGGCGGGCGGCCAGGCGCTCGTCCAGCCAGCCGGCCAGCGCGTCCTCGGGCCGCGGCTCACGCACGGCCACCGTTTCCAGCCACTGCAAGGCGGCCACCTGGCGGGCCCGCAGCCGCTGGCGACGGCGGTTGGCGCCGCGGGTGTCGGGCGCGCCGTGGCTGGCCTCGTACAAGGCCAGCAGTTCGGCCTCGGAGTAGAAGTCTTCGGGCTGCTGGGCGCGAAAGTCGTCCAGGCTGGGCTGCTGGCCCACCGGCTCGACCATGGCCTCGGGGTCGCGCCGCAGCAGCGCGGCCAGTTCGGGCCGGCCCTGGGCGCGGGCCACGCCGCGCAGCACGTCCAGCAGGCGCTGCAGCTCGGCGCGCACCCGCCGCCCGTCAGGCA includes these proteins:
- a CDS encoding acyl-CoA dehydrogenase family protein; the encoded protein is MTDTLLTDALAALLTDHATPATVRTIEADAEAAAAAAAPSVSRPALPCPALWRVLADAGFADALVAEDQGGAGLTLAQVAPLWALCGAHALPLPLAETMLARALLAQAGQRAPDGPLALGRVRALPGGGLRAQAVPGARCALAVLASDGASCRLLRVADAQAEAAAFVLDATLTWPDAAWQAAPRLEQATLPDLRQWQALVLAQQLAGALGAVFERTLAHANARQQFGRAIGRFQAIQHQLSVMAEEVVAARMAAQIGCWADGTRLQPDPLRVATAKARCSEAALQVAALAHAIHGAIGFTREFDLQLHTRRLHAWRQAAGSETYWHRVLGLALVDGSQAPLLHTLQRISDHPQTA
- a CDS encoding crotonase/enoyl-CoA hydratase family protein, encoding MSDFLQISRNGAVVTWTMNQPATRNALTGNTAVAELVAAIEAAAADRTVRVVILTGAGPVFSSGGNVKDMARFADAAEAGTLDADAVRNEYRHGIQRIPKALWHLDVPVIAAINGPAVGAGLDITCMCDLRIASSTASFAESFVRVGIVPGDGGAWLLPRAVGAAKAAEMAFTGDPISAQEALACGLVSQVVEPAALMDAANALAARIARNPGGVLRMTKKLLREGVHNTLESVLETSAAYQALAHLGPDHREAVRAFIEKRAPKFAD
- a CDS encoding replication initiation protein encodes the protein MDSSKPLLPPAPPDTLTPGSDGGTELRKPHEMIVLVPRARRVTLTGRRIYNALLQVAQSRLAVMSSMPPADYMFEAPLPAILRTTGSSGEDRTAAKRYLREMRGLEVDWESTAPGDGVKWRGFSMLSEVAIEIRHGENWVSWSYPPTLMAALKEPTRWARIDLDILAKLGTYAALALYEICARYRDNPSGVTSRKPVQWWADALSAAPAGAERREWRKFKNERVKEAIDEINRETDLDIELIEHREGRAVVEAQFAVRKKRTPTRLPTREAAPVDANLVLRAESLGVRESKLEGLINEFGEAAVRDKVEVLERRASNSRLRGVENAYSYLRSLLRSDDSAAAGADAATAAVEPAPAGAGVARPGAVEVGASAAAGPRSMADALSGLGLGGDDGASRAAAPAAEPVSPALSAHEQQGQWLAGRIAEIKSEIAALDPLHRQPWVDQALAELAEKGLLSAVVSRRAAQGDVLHGMLGSVVVKCYAMARYGAGWDRPAG
- a CDS encoding AAA family ATPase; this encodes MDGKKTVPGDNARPGTAPIRRQSLADIELQAARIAAMMTQIRATMLSPNSAKTAPTVSAAQLAALCGVDKSKVAYRLTRNDLPEGHMVGNRREWRMDEAREWVRAFRSQHLRPEHAAGTTITVANFKGGVAKTTSAVTLAQGLSMRGHRVLVVDLDPQGSATTLFGVLPDAEVEPEHTAMLLFGGQQEDLSYAVRPTYWPGIDLVCAAPLLFGAEFALPARQTRDPGFEFWRCLDRGLDQARSDYDVIVIDTPPSLSYVTINALMAADGVIMPLPPSALDFASSAQFWDLFSDLCNQLIRSRGQDKTFEFIDVLLSRVESSDAASSVVRQWVLEGYTEKVLPIEIPKTAVTATASAEFGTVYDLPRGAMNAKTFARARDAYDRMCELVEQQIVAVWAMQVEQLGG
- a CDS encoding ParB/RepB/Spo0J family partition protein, whose protein sequence is MASNKLTAKAARLDFSALPGGLPASVPPAAAPAAAQAGAAAPGPVPAGLPAPGAAATAGAGAAHEAPSLHRPKTAPGAMMAFATDARSDLMRENDSLRARAQEAEALRGQLDEALGDLAQWDGAKAARLLDPRQVDASRFANRHALNYSTPEFAALRAEIESAGGNVQPIKVRRMAAADGGSAGSVGVAAAGDAGSAEAERYELVFGHRRHRACLELGLPVLAVIDNLDDRALFVEMDRENRARKDLSAWEQGMMYRRALQQGLFASNRKLAEAIGVDLSALGKALALADLPEAIVQAFASPLALQFRWAKPLADALAANRGAVLACAQTQAAGAADRKPRDVFDRLVAAGQKGVEPFHPPQTITLERDGVAVGTVTQGGRGEVTVSLKPGQVPAEKLVALAECIDEFLRRPTGKR
- a CDS encoding site-specific integrase, giving the protein MSTPAPARQRSVASAAAARRLGSHQMAFVRAWAEGLAPAQAWQRYLGQGQGQGQALPDGRRVRAELQRLLDVLRGVARAQGRPELAALLRRDPEAMVEPVGQQPSLDDFRAQQPEDFYSEAELLALYEASHGAPDTRGANRRRQRLRARQVAALQWLETVAVREPRPEDALAGWLDERLAARLAQAGMLRLAQLKQRMLARGFHWHRGVHRVGPAAALRLVQWWQEHARSLGALPGWVFTPPAQLDRATLQRRPAVAAAPAMAAGGAAAGPRAHGLPPRPVPLDRLQVPAGLTGRHGLFRAPAQARQISADDDQQALQAWLARHPPGSATWRAYRKEAERLQLWALWVAGKPLSSLDAADLRAFEAFLQSPPPDWTAPRGTPRWHDDWRPLEGPLADRSRAMAVGILRGMLAWWTAQGYLAVNCWTVGADASSAGVAPGLAGAMPANAAGAASAQADAPAAERAPATALAPAHGLPTPPSEPAPPQAKPAEAWPAGTRPPLPRALHPDHQAALQQWLARRIASQGHTPALLRLQALLGVAMDAGLRPAELIAARVGWLQADAAVARPDIAMLDAAPAPGPAAWLRVERGPGGPARQLVLTAGTAQALQRYLAQRCMARHDLGQGVEALSSAGLPADAPLFAQLRAEAGLSAARLYEVMRQALAECADEVSSFKPDAALALRHASTIWLRHGFGLRVAAAGVRGARLQDQTGHRGRASVAAYRRLALAEGAADLARQEGETRP